In Methanofervidicoccus sp. A16, the sequence AAGCATCTTGGACAGAGGTAGCCACCGTATGGTCTTTCAGGTCTCTTCTCTGTTTTAGACAGTTTTCTAATCTCAGATGGCCTACCCCTTGGGACACCATTCAGAATAGCACCACATTGAGCACACTTTGCCTTAGAGGGCTTTCTCTTCCTGTAGTGAATTAGTGTTCTATTACCAGGTCCTCTTTTGAAGATCTTCTTTAAAGATCTCGATCTATACCTTGGAGCAGGCATATAAATGACCTCCTAAATGTTGTTAAAAATTATAATAAAAAAATTTCTCTAATAGTAAAAAATAGTAGTGGTATATATCTTTTACTTAATTAAAAATATTCCACTTAAAAAAGGGTATTTGCTCATATTATTTAAATCTTTCCCTATAATGATACAGAGGGAGATATTGAAAGAGATAGACATTAAGGAATTAAAGAAGTACTGTAATCCGTCCTATCTTACCATTAGAAAGGATAAGATCATTGTAAACAGTAGAAGATTGGCAAAACTGTCTAAGGCAAAAAAAGAGAAAATAGAAAAAAAATTTAAGATACCTGTAATATACTCCAAAAGTTACGAGTTAATATCCCAAAAGATGGGGAGGTATGTATCGAAGTACCGTATAATAACACCAAGGGACACATTGGTAGTAGGTTTAAGTGGAGGAAAGGATAGTTTGGCACTACTTCACCTTTTGGAACCATACAGACGTAGATTTGGGGTAAAGATATATGCAGTTACTGTAGATATAAATGTTGGAGGTATTAGGCCCTGGCATCCTGAAAACAGTAATGTGAAAAAGATAATAGAACACTGTGAGGCCCTGAATATTCCTCATCGAATAATATCCTTCCATGAAGATGTAGTTAAAATGTCTCAACTACTCTCAGATAACTCTACAGGTATTGTATACTCCCCCTGTTTCTCCTGCTCCATCGTTAGAAGATACGTCTTAACCAATTTTATTAAGGAGTTGATAGAGGAGGAAGATATTGAAAGGGATAAGATAAAGATATGTTTAGGGCACACTTTAGAGGATAACTCGGATACTATATTGGCAAATATCTTTAAGGGAGATATTATAAGAGTTCTAGAACCTATCAGAGATTTTGAGGAAACTACCTTTGACTTTAAAGAGTTCAGACTTAAACTACAGAGATGTACTATAATAAGACCTCTACTAAGTGTTTCAGAGAAAGACATCTTAAAGGCACTAGATGAGTGTAGTATTCAGTACTATAAAGATAAGGAAATATGTCCCTACAGTAGAGATAGAGGAGATAGTATAAGAAGGAGATGCCATGAGATCTTAGAGAACCTTGAGAAAGATGTTAAGAACATAAGGGAAATGGTAGTTTCATCTGTGTTGAAGTCTATAGAGTATTATAGAGGTAGGTAAGGAAATTCCATTTCATAGGTGAAACTATGGATAATATAAAATACATCGACGCCCACTGCCATTTAGAGGATAAAAAATTCAATAAAGATAGAGAGGAAATTATAAACGCCTGCAAAGAAAGAAATATAGAGGTAGTTACAAGTGGTGTAGGTATTGGAGGTTGTAAGAGAGCCTTAGAGATCAAAAGGAAGTATCCCGATATCCACCTTACCTTAGGATTTCACCCTCACAGTGTAAGAGCAGATGATAAAGTTGTAGAAGAAGTATACAATATAATAAAAAATAATGAGAAGCAGATAGTCGCAGTGGGAGAAATAGGTTTGGATATAAGGGATGAAAACCTTCCCCGACAAAAAGAATTATTCCAGAGGTTTATATCCCTATCTGAGGAGTTAGGTAAACCTATAGTAGTTCATGGGAGAGGGCTGGAAAGAGAGTGTTATAATATTATAAACAACAGGGTAGTATCCATGTTCCACTGCTACAGCGGGGATGAGAAACTTGCAAAAGAGTTGATAGAGAATGGACACTATATATCTATATCGACACTTATCTGTATCTCTCCACACCATAGAGACCTTGTTAAAAATTTAGACCTTGAAAATATTTTAGTTGAGACAGATAGCCCCTATCTCTCCCCTGTAAGAGGAGAGAAAAATACGCCCCTCAACGTTATAAAGGTAGTGGAAGGGATATACAATATAAAAAAGGAAGAAGGTTATACATATGAAGAAATTGTTAAGTTGATCTACAAAAATTCAAAGAGATTTTTTAATATATAAAGTGTTTATTATTTCAAAAATAATTTAAAAATTATAATTATTATAAAAATAGATTAATAAAAATTAAATGTTTTCTAAACATAGGATAAAGAGAAAACTCTTCAATTTCTATCAGGATCTTAGATCCTTTTATTCACCTTCACATCTAACACTATGACGTACTCCCTTGGGGCGTAGGATTTTACTATTCTTTTTCCCAATACTTCATAATCACATTTAGATTCAAATATCTTTTCTGCACCTTTAAAATCTTTATCTATGGTGTAGTAGTGAATAATTCCTCCATCCTCTACAATATCCAGTGCCTTATCTACGAATTTATAGGAGTACTTGGGCAAGTTCATAATTACTCTGTTTCCAGATACATCTACATTCCTGACGTCATCCAATATAGGCACGATTTTATCTTTAACTTTGTTTAACTCTATATTTCTCTTAAGTAGTTCTATTGCATAGGGATTTATATCTATAGCATATACCTTTTTAGCATTTCTACAGGCTATTGAAAAGGGCCCAACACCACAGAACATATCTACTACAACATCCTTCGGAGATGTCATCTCCATT encodes:
- a CDS encoding 50S ribosomal protein L34e codes for the protein MPAPRYRSRSLKKIFKRGPGNRTLIHYRKRKPSKAKCAQCGAILNGVPRGRPSEIRKLSKTEKRPERPYGGYLCPRCLKRLMIERARNLQL
- a CDS encoding tRNA 2-thiocytidine biosynthesis TtcA family protein; the encoded protein is MKEIDIKELKKYCNPSYLTIRKDKIIVNSRRLAKLSKAKKEKIEKKFKIPVIYSKSYELISQKMGRYVSKYRIITPRDTLVVGLSGGKDSLALLHLLEPYRRRFGVKIYAVTVDINVGGIRPWHPENSNVKKIIEHCEALNIPHRIISFHEDVVKMSQLLSDNSTGIVYSPCFSCSIVRRYVLTNFIKELIEEEDIERDKIKICLGHTLEDNSDTILANIFKGDIIRVLEPIRDFEETTFDFKEFRLKLQRCTIIRPLLSVSEKDILKALDECSIQYYKDKEICPYSRDRGDSIRRRCHEILENLEKDVKNIREMVVSSVLKSIEYYRGR
- a CDS encoding TatD family hydrolase, which encodes MDNIKYIDAHCHLEDKKFNKDREEIINACKERNIEVVTSGVGIGGCKRALEIKRKYPDIHLTLGFHPHSVRADDKVVEEVYNIIKNNEKQIVAVGEIGLDIRDENLPRQKELFQRFISLSEELGKPIVVHGRGLERECYNIINNRVVSMFHCYSGDEKLAKELIENGHYISISTLICISPHHRDLVKNLDLENILVETDSPYLSPVRGEKNTPLNVIKVVEGIYNIKKEEGYTYEEIVKLIYKNSKRFFNI